A genomic segment from Planifilum fimeticola encodes:
- a CDS encoding sigma factor G inhibitor Gin, with product MVEKTMKRWVDGLIEKSSPVCCIVCEQPRHEGISILDEFICDDCERSIVRTPVEDKKYSFFVTQLSRIWLNLQGSTPGT from the coding sequence ATGGTTGAAAAAACTATGAAAAGGTGGGTCGATGGATTGATAGAAAAGAGTTCCCCCGTCTGTTGCATTGTATGCGAACAACCGCGTCATGAGGGGATATCGATTTTGGATGAGTTCATCTGCGACGATTGTGAGCGGAGTATTGTCCGCACTCCGGTGGAGGATAAAAAATATTCCTTTTTTGTGACGCAATTGAGCCGAATCTGGCTGAATTTGCAGGGCTCGACCCCGGGGACGTGA